The proteins below are encoded in one region of Diorhabda carinulata isolate Delta chromosome 3, icDioCari1.1, whole genome shotgun sequence:
- the LOC130891229 gene encoding uncharacterized protein LOC130891229 produces the protein MSSNKHFLVLFVITLSEGFHIHIDNFELCDKEEQLITFDINVKNDGDKQILEYGLLDTKIDMNNDIQNTITLYKHVENGWHSMISKTDPVCIMVENIMGDLAKSLENTVGLTQGCPYPKGKYEVKNYPLDFEQFKYKEFPPGKNKMKSEFFAKDDDKKRIGCYEVEFTVEK, from the exons ATGTCtagtaataaacattttctagtGCTATTTGTTATTACG TTAAGTGAGGGCTTCCATATACACATAGATAACTTTGAGTTATGCGACAAAGAAGAACAGCTCATTACGTTCGATATAAATGTTAAAAACGATGGAGACAAACAAATATTAGAATATGGACTCCTTGACACtaaaattgatatgaataatGATATCCAG aatacaATAACGTTATACAAGCACGTAGAAAATGGATGGCACTCTATGATTAGCAAAACAGATCCAGTTTGTATAATGGTGGAAAACATAATGGGAGATTTAGcaaaaagtttggaaaataCTGTCGGATTGACACAAGGTTGTCCCTACCCGAAG GGCAAATATGAGGTCAAAAACTATCCGTTAGATTTTGAACAGTTTAAGTACAAAGAATTTCCACCTGGAAAAAACAAGATGAAGTCTGAATTTTTTGCAAAAGATGATGATAAAAAACGTATCGGATGTTATGAGGTCGAATTTACAGTAGAGAAATAA
- the LOC130891478 gene encoding nuclear pore complex protein Nup88, with protein sequence MNFLKMNSTDYLRLKEHKIFKETCESLPKNITKTLDLLVVHDNILFSWDFQINCVLSLNLKAARSKEGDNVIHQKLLPLHPPLFSAEFLIINDIGTLLAVAGSSGILVLELLPRCPPYGAFDNNKEVVYCTTHSLDERLLSCNEMIELRQAKFHPGSINHNHILVLTSDNMLRLYQIKNGEALKVAVYTVGEKPTSLFPGSKTPFLDLYGEVAVDFDFGQPQIIDIPEQNEKSLKHPKVEEKYINAETQTIERIVPKTIEKPKIEKDEYNLVWPVFILHSNMNIYYMEIDLQRQWKPVLQGPLPLISFENEQVEACSLICLNTQPQIICIAISDGTLCHSILLDDTNEFQNNITQKTSKQLLAFESIELELGLTISECIGNKFKCPIILKKDESKSDRYYATHNAGAHSVTLSCINDLNAFLNVPEDLISIDDIFLNSSKAEYLVCTKTATSENSNPVIGFALYYEPPSIIILLSDGSVVTLGVLLGSSLPNVEDIILEEDVTSPLKKMLQEPFEKYIENILKKTSTQPILKLPNVNENNQENCYELLQRTAQVFRDEYFKNHIKAKEELEKRIQTLNMMKRNQLKEIEHIRKERDVLREKASNLAEKYEDIQDKQDELLKRSENLLMLVSRKKSSPSEAEQAFVKELENYGEKIGLYGDKIDRIKNKMKYQQIQMENWKLQEIKKISTINETHTNTIKTNLQETTQKITEMIKQINSFKKHLDLK encoded by the coding sequence atgaactttCTAAAAATGAATTCTACAGACTACCTTCGGTTAAAAGAGCATAAGATATTTAAGGAAACCTGTGAATCGTTGcctaaaaatattacaaaaacattGGACTTACTGGTAGTCCATGATAATATACTCTTCAGTTGGGACTTCCAAATTAACTGTGTGTTAAGTCTGAACTTGAAAGCAGCAAGAAGTAAAGAAGGGGACAATGTTATCCATCAGAAATTATTACCATTGCATCCACCTTTATTTTCTGCAgagtttttaattatcaatGATATTGGTACACTGCTAGCAGTAGCAGGATCCAGTGGAATTTTAGTATTGGAACTTCTCCCAAGATGTCCTCCTTATGGAgcatttgataataataaagaagTGGTCTATTGCACAACTCATAGCTTAGATGAACGTTTGTTATCATGTAATGAGATGATTgagctgagacaggcaaagttTCATCCAGGAAGTATTAATCACAATCATATATTAGTACTAACTTCTGATAATATGTTGAGGttataccaaataaaaaatggtGAAGCTTTAAAGGTGGCTGTATATACTGTAGGAGAAAAACCAACAAGTTTATTTCCGGGCAGCAAGACTCCTTTTTTGGACTTGTATGGAGAGGTAGCTGTCGACTTTGATTTTGGACAACCACAAATTATTGATATTCCAGAACAGAATGAAAAATCACTTAAGCATCcgaaagttgaagaaaaatatattaatgctGAAACACAAACTATAGAAAGGATAGTTCCAAAAACTATTGAGaaaccaaaaattgaaaaagatgaATATAATTTAGTGTGGCCTGTTTTCATCTTGCATAGCAATATGAATATCTATTATATGGAAATTGATTTACAAAGACAATGGAAACCAGTTTTGCAAGGGCCTTTGCCAttgatttcatttgaaaatgaacAAGTGGAAGCATGTTCACTTATTTGTCTTAACACACAACCACAAATAATATGCATTGCAATATCAGATGGTACTTTATGTCATTCTATACTGTTGGATGATacaaatgaatttcaaaataatatcacaCAAAAAACTAGTAAGCAGCTTTTAGCTTTTGAAAGTATCGAGTTGGAATTGGGATTAACAATTAGTGAATGTATTGGTAATAAATTTAAGTGCCCAATTATATTGAAGAAAGATGAATCAAAATCTGACAGATATTATGCTACCCATAATGCAGGGGCACATTCTGTTACACTTTCCTGTATTAACGATCTTAATGCATTTTTAAATGTGCCTGAAGATTTAATTTCTAtagatgatatttttttgaactcCAGTAAAGCAGAATATTTAGTTTGTACAAAGACAGCTACTTCAGAAAATAGTAACCCAGTAATAGGGTTTGCTTTGTACTATGAACCTCCTTCAATTATTATCCTTCTCAGTGATGGCAGTGTGGTTACTCTAGGTGTATTGTTAGGCAGTTCTTTACCCAATGTGGAAGATATAATATTAGAAGAGGATGTAACTTCCCCACTAAAAAAGATGCTGCAAGAaccttttgaaaaatatatagaaaacattttgaagaaGACTTCAACTCAACCAATTCTGAAATTACCAAacgtaaatgaaaataatcaagaaaattgTTATGAGCTCCTTCAAAGAACGGCTCAAGTTTTTAgagatgaatattttaaaaatcacaTCAAAGCAaaagaagaattggaaaaaagaaTCCAAACTCTAAATATGATGAAAAGAAACCAGCTCAAAGAAATAGAACATATAAGAAAAGAGAGAGATGTCTTGAGGGAAAAAGCAAGTAATTTAGCTGAAAAGTATGAAGATATACAAGACAAGCAAGATGAACTTTTAAAGAGGTCAGAAAATTTGTTAATGTTGgtatcaagaaaaaaaagttcACCTTCTGAAGCGGAACAAGCATTTGTTAAAGAACTGGAAAATTATGGTGAAAAAATTGGTCTCTATGGGGACAAAAttgatagaattaaaaataaaatgaagtatcAACAAATTCAGATGGAAAACTGGAAATTACAGGAAATTAAGAAAATCTCTACAATAAATGAAACACATACCAACACGATTAAAACTAATCTTCAAGAGACAACACAAAAAATTACCGAAATGATAAAACAAATCAATAGCttcaaaaaacatttagatttgaaataa